CTCGGCTGGGACGAAACCGAGTTCGTGGTTCTTTTCGTACACCGCCTCTCGTTCCGGAGGGGAACGCGCCTGCTCGTCCCGTACCTTGACGCCGTTCGAGCCGAGCTGGACCGTCCCGTCCGGCTGGTGGTCGTGGGCGACGGGCCCGACCGTTCGTACCTGGAGCGGCTGGGTCGCGACCGGGCGGACCTGCACCTCATGGGGCCGGTACCGAACCGGAAGCTGCCCTCGCTGTACGGAGCGGCGGACTGCTTCGTGATGCCCAGCTACGAGGAAGGCTTTCCGCGCGTGCTCCTCGAGGCCATGAGCACGGCAGTGCCACTCGTGACGACCAGGGCCGGCGGCTCGGCGGACGTGGTGGGATCCGGCTATCCCTTCCTCTGCGACGTTGGGGACCTGCCCGCTCTGATCAGGATGACCATCGAGGTGGCGCGCCTGACGGACTCCGAACGCGATGCTCTCGGGGCCCGAATGCGCGAGCGTGCCCAGCAGCGGTTCTCCCCGCAGCACGTCGCCGGCATGTTGGAGGACATCCTGTGAGGCCCATTTCCGTCACCCTGGTCGTGTCGAGCCCCTGGAAACGCGACCTGCGGCCCGACGACGGCGACCTGCGCTCGGCGCGAGCGCTGGCAGAACGGCTCGGCGGACCTTACAGCGTGATCGTGCCCTCGGGGGGAGCGGAGCCCGGCTTCACCGATCTTGGCTCCGTCCATCTGTACCGAGTCCCTGGCCGGTCACGGCCGGCCTTTCTGCGAGCGGCCCGGCGAGCGGTGGACCACGGCCTCCCCAGGTCCAGCGACATCCTTCTGTCCAGTGACCCGCTCGCCGCCGTGGCGGTCGAGCTCTCCCGGACCCGGGCTCGGACGCCGCACATCGTGCAGATCCAGGGGGACGTTCTGGACCCTGGCCCCGCGTACGGCGGTGTGGTGAAGAGAGCCGGGCTGGCCCTGGTCTCACGAGCGGCGGTGCGCCGCGCCACCGCGGTCCGCGCCGTACGTCAAGGGATCAAACGCCGGGCAGAGCAATGGACGCGTAGCCCGGTCGCCTGCATTCCGAGCCGGGTGGACACCCGGTTCTTCGCGCCCCCGGCCGTTCCGGGTCCCCGGCCCATCCACACGGCCATGGTCGGCAACCTGCTGCCCGTGAAGAACCACGCGACCGTGCTACGCGCGTGGCCGCACGTGCTCGGCCGTGTCCCCGGCGCGAGACTCGTCGTGCTCGGTGAGGGGCCCGAGCGTCCGCGGCTGCAACGGCTGATCAACGATCTCGGCATTGAGGACCATGTCGAGCTGCGTGGTTCCGTACCGCGCGACGAGGTCGTCCACACGTTCCGGCAGACGCGGCTCGCCGT
The nucleotide sequence above comes from Nonomuraea helvata. Encoded proteins:
- a CDS encoding glycosyltransferase family 4 protein; protein product: MDVIALVERGTPPAQLPGVRKVISTVGPSRVTRLVRVLSAIRWCARAGYRTYFLRYSRFLLVMLILTYPFFRHRIFLWRSGTADLMDGDRRRTVRHRLEDLFGTLLARCVHGFVTGPESMVPIMRARWQVPAHRMRLLYNDIDSDRFAPLPPAVRQETRRRLGWDETEFVVLFVHRLSFRRGTRLLVPYLDAVRAELDRPVRLVVVGDGPDRSYLERLGRDRADLHLMGPVPNRKLPSLYGAADCFVMPSYEEGFPRVLLEAMSTAVPLVTTRAGGSADVVGSGYPFLCDVGDLPALIRMTIEVARLTDSERDALGARMRERAQQRFSPQHVAGMLEDIL
- a CDS encoding glycosyltransferase family 4 protein, giving the protein MRPISVTLVVSSPWKRDLRPDDGDLRSARALAERLGGPYSVIVPSGGAEPGFTDLGSVHLYRVPGRSRPAFLRAARRAVDHGLPRSSDILLSSDPLAAVAVELSRTRARTPHIVQIQGDVLDPGPAYGGVVKRAGLALVSRAAVRRATAVRAVRQGIKRRAEQWTRSPVACIPSRVDTRFFAPPAVPGPRPIHTAMVGNLLPVKNHATVLRAWPHVLGRVPGARLVVLGEGPERPRLQRLINDLGIEDHVELRGSVPRDEVVHTFRQTRLAVHPSWSEGLPRAVLEAMSCGLPVLCSDIPAHQEIIRPETGALLAPGVVREWAEGIVSFLADPERAWSAGAAGQRYVAEHHDFDVMIDMFADFIRDIAMRPRTGR